A window from Deltaproteobacteria bacterium encodes these proteins:
- a CDS encoding GAF domain-containing protein, with translation MILDTPADQRYDDITKLAQMICGTPITLVSLVDADRQWFKSKQGIEITETPRNVAFCAHAIMADDALVVEDATKDERFFDNPLVTGAPHVRAYLGQPLISSKGFRLGTLSAIDTKPRHFTADQIHAMKLLSRQVITLIELGNSSEKLKIAFDAMSEGVIVKRVNGQIVDFNQSVLTILDITAGQLRSEQPYDDGWRLEHEDGTPFGNSEHPSHVAIIERRECRDVVMGLNRKDKPKIWIQVNAIPKFEIGTGEVEFVVSTFRDITEEKVQAESIVHRARMAAVGEMSAGVAHEINNPLAVITGHCSIIEAHISRDEVDLTDLNERLEKIKKAAMRAAKIVSGLLSFSRDSRSDVMQPVSLKRLVDDSLLFSVERFKQNDISLEVNQVPDIQVRGNSNELSQVVINLINNAHDAVRNEKVKKVTIDFELRLQPGQSGGGVVAISVTDSGPGVPSEIRSKIMQPFFTTKEIGKGTGLGLSISRGIAERHGGRLYLDSNSIRGARFVLEVPFGVAAQKPRTQAA, from the coding sequence ATGATTTTAGATACGCCCGCTGATCAGCGGTATGACGATATCACAAAGCTTGCGCAAATGATTTGCGGGACGCCTATCACACTTGTCAGTTTGGTGGATGCTGATCGCCAGTGGTTTAAATCGAAGCAAGGAATTGAAATCACTGAAACTCCGCGCAATGTCGCTTTCTGTGCGCATGCGATCATGGCCGATGACGCTTTAGTGGTGGAGGATGCGACCAAAGACGAACGCTTTTTCGATAACCCACTGGTCACCGGTGCGCCGCACGTTCGAGCTTACCTTGGTCAACCACTGATTTCCTCAAAAGGCTTTCGGCTGGGCACCTTGTCCGCGATCGACACCAAACCAAGACACTTCACGGCCGATCAGATCCATGCGATGAAGCTGTTAAGCCGCCAAGTTATCACACTTATTGAGCTAGGTAATTCTTCAGAGAAACTGAAAATAGCGTTCGATGCGATGAGTGAAGGCGTCATCGTAAAGCGAGTAAATGGCCAGATCGTCGACTTCAACCAATCGGTATTGACGATTTTGGATATAACCGCAGGGCAACTGAGATCCGAACAGCCCTACGATGACGGATGGCGCTTGGAACATGAAGACGGAACACCGTTCGGCAATAGCGAACATCCTTCACACGTCGCCATCATAGAAAGGCGCGAGTGTCGCGATGTCGTGATGGGTCTCAATCGAAAAGATAAGCCGAAAATTTGGATCCAAGTGAATGCAATTCCCAAATTTGAAATTGGGACGGGCGAAGTCGAATTTGTAGTGTCCACGTTTCGTGATATCACAGAGGAAAAAGTTCAAGCCGAGAGCATCGTTCACCGGGCCCGAATGGCGGCGGTCGGCGAAATGTCGGCAGGTGTCGCCCATGAAATCAACAATCCATTGGCGGTGATCACAGGGCATTGCTCCATTATCGAAGCCCACATCTCGCGCGATGAAGTCGATTTGACGGATCTCAATGAGCGCCTCGAGAAAATCAAAAAAGCCGCCATGAGAGCAGCAAAAATTGTCTCGGGCCTTCTCTCTTTTTCACGAGATTCGCGGTCAGACGTCATGCAGCCGGTCAGTTTAAAACGCTTAGTTGACGACTCTCTTTTGTTTTCAGTCGAGCGATTTAAACAGAACGACATTTCGCTTGAGGTCAATCAAGTTCCCGATATCCAAGTGCGCGGAAATTCCAATGAGCTCAGTCAGGTTGTCATTAATCTCATCAATAATGCTCATGACGCCGTCCGAAACGAGAAAGTAAAAAAAGTAACTATCGATTTCGAACTTCGCCTGCAGCCCGGACAATCGGGCGGTGGCGTGGTGGCGATCTCGGTTACTGACTCGGGTCCTGGAGTTCCGTCAGAGATTCGGTCCAAGATTATGCAGCCCTTTTTTACGACCAAAGAAATAGGAAAGGGCACTGGCCTCGGACTGAGTATCTCGCGAGGGATCGCGGAACGACATGGCGGGCGCCTTTATTTGGATTCAAATTCAATTCGCGGTGCCCGATTTGTTCTTGAAGTACCTTTCGGTGTAGCGGCTCAAAAACCGCGAACACAAGCCGCTTAA
- a CDS encoding threonine ammonia-lyase, producing MKQSLQTTPLDLLVTIDEIRAARTMIQDRVRRTILRELPFRIRNQPDGTKVHIKLENEQLTGSFKIRGALNTMLALSEVDRARGIVASSAGNHAQGVAYGAKVVGARAHIVMPATAPIVKINATRSHGAEVILHGEVYDDAYARALELEKEKGWIFVHPYLNPRVIAGQGTIGLEILEDLPTVDTIVIPIGGGGLISGVAIAAKALKPSVRIVGVVTDQAPMMKRLFYGESFEALQAEKQALENGPRRKGVTTIAEGIAVKNASPVMFNTHIRRLVDDIVDVNDNEIAAALVALLEKAKTVTEGSGAAGLAAVMAGKIPLIGNTAVVLCGGNIDLNVMSRVIESGLRHENRLARIAVVVDDLPGNLHRITAVMASERANVLEVYHDRVSPELGLRETRIDLLVETSNQEQIKVLHQKLKEQGFRLVY from the coding sequence ATGAAGCAATCACTCCAGACAACACCTCTCGATTTACTTGTCACGATCGACGAAATTCGTGCGGCGCGCACGATGATTCAAGATCGAGTTCGCCGCACGATCTTGCGTGAACTTCCTTTCAGAATAAGAAATCAGCCGGATGGCACCAAAGTTCACATCAAACTTGAAAATGAACAGCTGACCGGAAGTTTCAAGATTCGTGGGGCGCTGAACACAATGCTTGCGCTGTCAGAGGTGGATCGTGCGCGGGGGATCGTTGCTAGTTCGGCAGGCAATCATGCGCAAGGTGTCGCTTACGGAGCAAAGGTCGTCGGGGCGAGGGCTCATATCGTAATGCCCGCAACAGCACCAATCGTGAAAATTAATGCCACTCGTTCCCACGGTGCAGAGGTTATTTTGCATGGTGAAGTTTATGACGACGCCTATGCCCGAGCTCTGGAACTGGAGAAAGAAAAAGGTTGGATTTTTGTTCACCCTTATCTGAACCCGCGAGTGATCGCAGGACAGGGAACGATTGGTCTCGAAATTCTAGAGGACCTACCGACCGTTGACACTATTGTCATTCCCATCGGCGGAGGTGGTTTGATCAGCGGTGTGGCGATCGCCGCAAAAGCCTTAAAGCCAAGTGTTCGAATTGTCGGAGTTGTAACGGATCAGGCCCCGATGATGAAGCGACTGTTTTATGGGGAGTCTTTTGAGGCTCTGCAGGCAGAAAAACAAGCGTTGGAAAACGGTCCACGTCGAAAAGGTGTTACGACAATTGCCGAAGGGATCGCGGTCAAAAACGCGAGTCCCGTTATGTTTAATACGCACATTCGGCGACTGGTGGACGATATCGTTGATGTTAACGACAACGAAATTGCGGCAGCACTAGTGGCACTTCTTGAAAAAGCAAAAACAGTGACCGAAGGGTCAGGTGCCGCGGGCCTTGCGGCCGTGATGGCGGGGAAAATTCCTCTCATAGGAAACACGGCCGTTGTCCTTTGTGGCGGAAACATCGATCTCAATGTCATGTCGCGAGTTATTGAAAGCGGGTTACGGCACGAAAATCGTCTCGCGAGGATCGCCGTTGTGGTTGATGACTTGCCAGGGAATCTTCATCGGATCACCGCAGTCATGGCGTCCGAACGGGCTAACGTCCTGGAAGTGTATCACGACCGAGTGTCGCCAGAGCTTGGTTTGCGGGAAACCAGAATTGATCTTCTCGTGGAAACTTCCAATCAAGAACAGATCAAAGTCTTGCATCAGAAGCTAAAAGAACAGGGTTTCAGACTCGTTTACTAG